The following are encoded in a window of Spirochaetales bacterium genomic DNA:
- the dnaX gene encoding DNA polymerase III subunit gamma/tau: MAYEVTATRKRPRIFDELVDQEFVVSTLKSSIKQGRIAHAYLFSGPRGVGKTSAARILAKALNCEKGPTDTPCGICSNCEEISAGNSLDVIEIDGASNTSVNDVREIKDEVLFAPNSCRFKVYIIDEVHMLSNSAFNALLKTIEEPPPYIVFIFATTEIHKVPATIRSRCQQFNFKLISLEGIKKRLEQAAQELSIQAEDDALLWISKEATGSLRDAYTLFDQIISFSEGHITLSGIRDKLGIVGFDELNEVLLLMAKGETAKVLEYTDAILEKGISVEQFVIDLSEYFRNLLFLKHGIKKDSILGFSPKHFPLEILDAFTVGQLEMAIELLLDLFRTFRFSLNQKFELELVMSKLSVLKNMIGRREIIEEVRKIKEELTGETLIVENTKDDCREKGDDKRGTGEEKTGTNTVTGGTNTAIGGTNTAIGGTNTPYTPDNETNILQELIQFLHSSKKLTLASAMEKVHSWECRGDTLILLFDNQNKFSGEIIKKDKRIIAEKLSSLLRKPSKLTIQYADTETGDPHTKDERIEVLKHIFKGEIVKGE; this comes from the coding sequence ATGGCATATGAAGTAACCGCGACAAGAAAAAGACCCCGTATATTTGACGAACTTGTCGACCAGGAGTTTGTCGTGTCGACATTGAAAAGTTCGATCAAACAAGGAAGAATCGCGCATGCCTATCTTTTTTCCGGCCCCCGGGGCGTCGGAAAAACATCGGCCGCCCGAATCCTGGCAAAAGCACTCAATTGCGAAAAGGGCCCCACCGATACGCCATGCGGAATATGTTCAAACTGCGAGGAAATATCGGCCGGTAATTCCCTCGATGTCATTGAAATAGACGGCGCTTCGAATACCAGTGTCAACGATGTGCGAGAGATTAAGGATGAGGTCCTTTTTGCACCCAACAGCTGCCGTTTTAAAGTATACATTATCGATGAGGTTCACATGCTTTCGAACAGCGCCTTCAATGCGCTGTTGAAAACAATCGAGGAACCCCCCCCTTATATTGTCTTTATTTTTGCCACGACGGAAATCCATAAGGTGCCCGCGACAATCCGGTCACGCTGCCAGCAATTCAATTTCAAACTTATTTCTTTAGAGGGAATCAAAAAAAGACTGGAACAGGCGGCACAGGAACTTTCGATACAAGCCGAGGATGACGCCCTCCTCTGGATTTCAAAAGAAGCGACGGGTTCTCTCAGGGACGCATATACCCTCTTTGATCAGATCATCTCGTTTTCGGAAGGACATATCACCCTTTCCGGAATACGCGACAAACTCGGGATCGTCGGTTTCGACGAACTCAATGAGGTTCTTTTACTTATGGCAAAAGGAGAAACCGCGAAGGTGCTGGAGTATACGGACGCAATCCTCGAAAAAGGCATTTCTGTGGAACAATTTGTCATCGATCTTTCCGAATACTTCCGCAATCTGCTTTTTCTCAAACACGGGATCAAGAAGGATTCAATCCTCGGGTTTTCCCCGAAACATTTTCCCCTCGAAATCCTCGACGCATTCACCGTCGGGCAGCTCGAGATGGCGATCGAACTGCTTCTCGACCTCTTTCGGACATTCAGATTTTCCCTGAATCAGAAGTTCGAACTCGAACTGGTTATGAGTAAACTTTCGGTACTCAAAAACATGATCGGCAGGAGAGAAATAATTGAAGAAGTTAGAAAGATAAAGGAGGAACTCACCGGAGAGACACTCATCGTCGAAAACACAAAAGACGACTGCAGGGAGAAAGGGGACGATAAGCGTGGTACGGGAGAGGAGAAAACCGGAACAAACACCGTTACCGGTGGAACAAACACCGCTATCGGTGGAACAAACACCGCTATCGGTGGAACAAACACGCCGTATACTCCGGACAATGAAACGAACATTCTGCAGGAATTGATTCAATTCCTCCATTCATCGAAAAAACTCACACTCGCCTCTGCTATGGAAAAGGTACACTCGTGGGAGTGCCGCGGCGATACCCTTATCCTTCTTTTTGATAATCAAAACAAATTTTCCGGAGAGATAATAAAAAAAGACAAACGCATCATCGCTGAAAAACTTTCTTCGCTTCTACGCAAACCTTCGAAACTCACCATACAATATGCGGATACGGAAACGGGTGACCCGCACACAAAAGACGAACGAATCGAAGTCCTCAAACATATTTTCAAGGGCGAGATTGTGAAAGGAGAATAA
- a CDS encoding patatin-like phospholipase family protein codes for MKTNFPVIRVLEIDGGGLRGVISAVAAAKLESELQIKRKRKIHEVFDLITGTSTGAIIGGALACGVPAQTIKELYITHGAHLFRKRLPFNPVGIFGPIYSRDHIRDQLDKTETDTGKTLGSLSLKDVKTKLILTSFNLCSGRTHFIKSWNTDQNHYPLADVIGWSALSAACYFGKIDVDDYQWNYHDPDLTKHPQKGACFQDGGQGINNTTIFQITTEICALGEKLKLTNHELEHCAYGGSGGENPYTIIIISLGTGMVKNFIPFHKAKKISHYQQMLLFGHQAREESTRSQVLGASYTGSVNKKIRFYRFDCAIRKKENKLDGKKYIGEYKKYGEGLNKDIEHTIKALSDEGLL; via the coding sequence ATGAAAACGAATTTCCCCGTTATAAGGGTTCTTGAAATCGACGGCGGCGGATTACGGGGTGTGATTTCGGCGGTCGCCGCCGCCAAACTGGAATCCGAATTACAAATCAAGAGAAAAAGAAAAATCCACGAGGTATTCGATCTCATTACGGGCACATCGACCGGAGCGATCATCGGCGGCGCCCTCGCCTGCGGGGTTCCGGCTCAAACGATAAAGGAACTTTATATTACCCACGGGGCGCACCTCTTTAGAAAAAGACTGCCGTTCAATCCCGTGGGAATCTTCGGCCCCATTTACAGCAGGGATCATATAAGAGATCAGCTCGACAAAACGGAAACAGACACGGGGAAAACACTCGGTTCCCTCTCGCTGAAAGATGTGAAAACAAAACTGATCCTCACCTCATTCAATCTTTGCTCCGGGAGAACACATTTTATTAAATCATGGAACACCGATCAGAACCATTATCCCCTGGCGGATGTCATCGGCTGGTCGGCACTCTCGGCCGCATGTTATTTCGGAAAGATCGACGTTGACGATTACCAGTGGAATTACCACGATCCAGATTTGACCAAACACCCCCAAAAGGGCGCTTGTTTTCAGGACGGCGGCCAGGGTATCAACAATACCACTATTTTTCAGATCACGACGGAAATTTGCGCATTGGGTGAAAAATTAAAGCTGACCAATCACGAACTCGAACATTGCGCGTATGGCGGAAGCGGCGGGGAAAACCCGTACACGATCATTATTATTTCACTCGGGACGGGTATGGTGAAAAACTTCATCCCTTTTCATAAAGCGAAAAAGATTTCCCATTACCAACAGATGCTTCTTTTCGGGCATCAGGCACGTGAAGAATCGACGAGAAGCCAGGTGCTTGGGGCATCATATACAGGAAGCGTCAACAAGAAAATACGGTTTTATCGATTTGATTGTGCCATCAGAAAAAAGGAGAATAAACTCGACGGGAAAAAATATATCGGGGAATATAAAAAATACGGAGAAGGACTGAATAAAGATATCGAACACACGATTAAAGCCCTTTCAGACGAGGGTCTGTTGTAA
- a CDS encoding radical SAM protein translates to MEANKKRFKKKNVFSVLNRGIMVKYFKVPWPMWVDFRITYRCNLRCGYCDMPNIKMEEMTTDEVKRVIDKINAPGRVILLTGGEPLVRKDIGEVVRYFVYHSDCEVRFNTNLILLKKRYEEIKDCDGFFFSLDGTKETHERNKGEGSWKGVEEALDILHRDRRGKISMTVITRNTTLDDLKFVLDTCSKYDILPAFQQVRHYKLSHHSKEMKPETDHTVNLFEYLYEQRKSGFVMMNSKKGLLGQISLAKGTLDAQCYSGKLFCSIDSDGIVGLCFSRPRHADFLNLRNDNVGFSDAIAALKTVKPHTIRCADCTCMAPIEFSLCNLINFDVLFDTYLSEKRYQTLEENYVKRLNERFAVT, encoded by the coding sequence ATGGAAGCGAATAAAAAACGGTTCAAGAAAAAAAATGTTTTCTCCGTGTTGAATCGGGGTATTATGGTCAAATATTTCAAGGTTCCCTGGCCCATGTGGGTCGATTTCAGGATTACCTATCGATGTAATCTCCGCTGCGGTTACTGCGACATGCCGAATATAAAAATGGAAGAAATGACGACGGATGAGGTTAAGCGAGTCATCGATAAAATAAATGCTCCCGGCAGGGTCATTCTGCTTACCGGCGGCGAGCCCCTTGTACGAAAGGATATCGGGGAAGTCGTCAGATATTTTGTCTATCATTCGGATTGCGAGGTACGATTCAATACGAATCTCATTCTCCTCAAAAAACGATATGAAGAAATAAAGGATTGCGACGGTTTCTTTTTTTCACTCGACGGAACAAAGGAAACCCACGAGCGGAACAAGGGTGAGGGGTCATGGAAAGGGGTCGAGGAGGCATTGGACATCCTTCACAGGGACAGGCGGGGAAAAATTTCCATGACGGTCATCACACGTAACACAACCCTCGACGACCTCAAGTTTGTCCTTGACACCTGTTCGAAATACGATATTCTGCCGGCATTTCAGCAGGTCCGTCATTACAAACTGTCGCATCATTCAAAAGAGATGAAACCGGAAACCGACCATACCGTAAACCTATTCGAATATCTTTACGAACAGCGGAAAAGCGGCTTTGTCATGATGAATTCAAAAAAGGGGTTACTTGGTCAGATCAGTCTGGCAAAAGGAACCCTGGACGCGCAATGTTATTCGGGGAAATTATTCTGTTCGATCGATTCGGACGGAATCGTCGGACTTTGCTTTTCCCGGCCTCGACACGCCGATTTTCTCAATCTCAGAAACGACAATGTCGGCTTCAGCGATGCGATCGCCGCTCTCAAGACCGTAAAACCGCATACAATCAGGTGTGCCGACTGTACCTGCATGGCACCTATCGAGTTTTCTCTCTGTAATCTCATAAATTTCGATGTGTTATTCGATACCTATTTATCCGAGAAACGTTACCAGACGCTCGAAGAGAACTATGTCAAACGCCTGAATGAAAGATTCGCCGTTACCTGA
- a CDS encoding SIR2 family protein, whose amino-acid sequence MKQIGDPLFLIGAGFNVDTALWNPQKKHSYPLVSDLLRICFNKKELPEGKSIEDLFQESIANNETGKLEILYDRIMEADYYIGGYFTNPYNDHSNKPYHMFLENFRDSHFLTFNYDSLLEMMLFMQKRWKPDDGFGIGVITDQKYLVKPIELPEKTSNLVLHLHGTLCVYQIEFYLEKDEKNKIEWIKHPEKPRYAFDPDSITDRFFPYRNLSQGPAYIHPRERVIAPVPDKAKDRDKEFIRSIEDKAISLIEKCNTLVAIGYSFSEHDFSSYQKLLNSFDKTLIIITPDADTIKTKLQKHFNFNIITLNYTFAEWASHGFVLP is encoded by the coding sequence ATGAAACAGATTGGTGATCCGCTTTTTTTAATTGGGGCCGGATTTAATGTCGATACCGCTTTATGGAATCCGCAAAAAAAACATTCATATCCTCTTGTCAGCGATCTGCTTCGAATTTGTTTTAATAAAAAAGAGTTGCCGGAGGGTAAGTCAATTGAGGATTTGTTCCAGGAATCGATAGCTAATAATGAAACAGGAAAGTTAGAAATACTCTACGACAGAATAATGGAAGCTGATTACTATATTGGCGGTTATTTTACCAATCCCTATAATGATCATTCTAATAAACCCTATCATATGTTTCTGGAAAATTTCCGTGATTCACACTTTCTGACATTTAATTACGATTCGTTATTGGAAATGATGCTTTTTATGCAAAAAAGATGGAAACCCGACGACGGATTCGGTATCGGAGTAATAACAGATCAAAAATATTTAGTAAAGCCTATCGAGCTTCCCGAAAAAACAAGTAATCTCGTTCTTCACCTTCACGGTACACTTTGCGTCTACCAGATCGAGTTCTATCTTGAAAAAGACGAAAAAAATAAAATAGAATGGATCAAACACCCAGAAAAACCTCGATATGCATTCGATCCTGATTCTATCACCGATAGATTTTTCCCTTACAGAAATCTTTCGCAAGGGCCTGCATATATCCATCCACGCGAACGCGTTATTGCTCCGGTGCCTGATAAAGCCAAAGACCGAGATAAAGAATTCATACGTTCAATAGAGGATAAAGCAATCTCCTTGATTGAAAAATGTAATACATTGGTTGCAATAGGATATAGTTTCAGCGAGCATGATTTCAGTTCATATCAAAAACTACTCAATTCGTTTGATAAAACATTAATTATAATCACGCCCGACGCAGATACGATCAAGACTAAATTGCAGAAACATTTCAATTTTAATATCATAACGCTTAATTATACATTCGCCGAGTGGGCTTCACATGGATTTGTGCTTCCATGA
- a CDS encoding tetratricopeptide repeat protein, which translates to MKPKILVMDTSTSFTSPWKKELGDKFEITEVIGGFEAVTKLKKIPFSLVIVNISINHLNGVDAIRKIRDKFKTIPIVVLYDAKDSLNLKQTRMYGIQEALPLPATTYGLLGKIMHHVKKEDVPKGGEPTTGDPADSGKREDFVDVEALFYEALSATAANQIEKAIGIYHSLLNLTNIKRERWLKYIEESMFHLGQCYARLKDYKNSNRHYHNFITRAPYHNCVKEALLYLGKNHEALHDFAKASYYYKKVINMKPFDSFSTQARKQLKKIMKV; encoded by the coding sequence ATGAAACCGAAGATACTGGTAATGGATACATCCACGTCGTTTACAAGCCCATGGAAAAAAGAGTTGGGTGATAAATTCGAGATTACGGAAGTAATCGGGGGGTTCGAAGCGGTCACTAAATTAAAAAAGATTCCGTTTTCCCTCGTCATTGTCAATATTTCCATCAACCATTTGAATGGTGTCGATGCGATAAGAAAAATCCGGGACAAATTCAAAACCATTCCCATCGTCGTCCTCTATGACGCGAAGGATTCCCTCAACCTCAAGCAGACGCGGATGTATGGTATTCAGGAAGCGCTGCCGCTTCCTGCAACGACATACGGACTGCTGGGGAAAATCATGCACCACGTAAAAAAAGAGGACGTCCCGAAAGGCGGGGAACCCACGACCGGCGACCCTGCGGATTCGGGAAAACGGGAAGATTTTGTCGATGTCGAAGCACTTTTCTATGAGGCACTCAGTGCCACGGCGGCGAACCAGATCGAGAAGGCGATCGGCATATATCATTCACTCCTGAATCTTACCAATATTAAACGTGAGCGATGGCTAAAATATATCGAGGAGTCGATGTTTCATCTCGGGCAATGCTACGCCCGGCTCAAGGATTATAAAAATTCGAACAGACACTACCACAATTTTATCACACGTGCGCCATACCATAATTGCGTCAAGGAAGCCCTCCTCTACCTCGGGAAAAACCATGAAGCACTTCATGATTTTGCAAAAGCCTCCTACTACTATAAAAAAGTGATCAATATGAAGCCCTTTGATTCCTTTTCCACACAGGCACGGAAGCAGCTGAAAAAAATAATGAAGGTGTGA
- the recR gene encoding recombination protein RecR, with protein MTILERLINRLSKLPGLGRKSASRIAFYLLKAEKSYADALSHDIRELKERIRPCSRCGNYTETDPCSICTDSGRNQSVICVVEQANDLLAIESMHEYSGVYHVLGGAISPIDGIGPQDLTIDNLMKRIEGQTISEIIIATNPTVEGETTAMYCANLLKEKGIKITRPALGLPLGGDLEYTDSITLARAFKGRNEFG; from the coding sequence GTGACAATCCTGGAAAGACTCATCAACCGGCTTTCGAAACTTCCCGGTCTTGGACGTAAAAGCGCCTCCCGTATCGCCTTTTATCTGCTCAAGGCGGAAAAAAGCTATGCGGATGCGCTGAGTCATGACATCAGGGAGTTGAAAGAACGGATCAGGCCGTGCAGCCGATGCGGAAATTACACGGAGACCGATCCATGTTCCATTTGTACCGATTCCGGCCGTAATCAATCCGTTATATGTGTCGTCGAACAGGCGAATGACCTTCTGGCTATCGAGTCAATGCATGAATATTCTGGTGTCTATCATGTCCTCGGCGGTGCAATCTCTCCGATTGACGGGATCGGACCGCAGGACCTCACCATCGATAACCTCATGAAGCGTATCGAGGGACAAACGATATCGGAAATCATCATTGCAACGAATCCCACGGTTGAAGGGGAAACAACGGCAATGTATTGTGCGAACCTCCTCAAGGAAAAAGGCATAAAAATCACCAGACCGGCGCTCGGCCTTCCCCTCGGCGGCGATCTCGAATATACGGACAGCATCACCCTCGCACGGGCTTTCAAGGGGAGAAATGAATTCGGATAA
- a CDS encoding YbaB/EbfC family nucleoid-associated protein, whose protein sequence is MAINPFDIIKNFKNIQTSINDMQEKLKSVVVTGTAGGDMVTIEMNCSFEVLNVTISKEAVDPDDIQMLEDLVLAAFTNAVSNVKEKMKEEMIPLSNGMNIPPGFMGT, encoded by the coding sequence ATGGCAATCAATCCTTTTGATATTATCAAGAATTTCAAAAATATCCAGACTTCTATCAATGACATGCAGGAAAAACTGAAAAGTGTAGTGGTGACCGGTACGGCGGGCGGCGATATGGTAACGATCGAGATGAATTGTTCATTCGAAGTCCTTAATGTCACCATATCAAAGGAAGCCGTTGATCCCGATGATATTCAGATGCTGGAAGACCTTGTTCTTGCCGCATTCACCAACGCCGTCAGCAACGTAAAGGAAAAAATGAAAGAAGAAATGATACCTCTTTCAAACGGCATGAATATCCCCCCCGGATTTATGGGCACATAA
- a CDS encoding glycosyltransferase family 4 protein, protein MRVAIVSDVIYEYISGLAVFTKRIIDELKPRVEKVIVITAGRKRKIIERDNVTIYYLKGISLKKFKEMSIGIYPLTCLKKIFREEKVDIVHCQSLLPMGAASVLQAKKMGIPAIFSSHIQLENVTKNLNIKSFHLKRLISMYGLWIYNNCDHIIFPSAYAQEELISYGIKITRKQMSVISNGVNINQFRPANHSKQLILFVGRVMPEKCIDTFIRASAIVRRTYPQYKFVIAGSGHILDDLKKLSEEINPDVVFTGKVSEEKLIELFQTCEMYVLPSESELQGITLLEAMACEKPTIASDSKSSAARELANIVFKHNDHKELAERIIFLIENKDIARKYAKRNREIVEKEHDYANVTNKFLSLYETLITRNNNNNNKKPVTA, encoded by the coding sequence ATGAGAGTTGCTATAGTTTCGGACGTCATATACGAATATATCTCCGGACTGGCGGTTTTTACAAAACGAATTATTGACGAACTCAAACCCCGTGTGGAAAAGGTCATTGTGATCACGGCCGGCCGGAAACGGAAAATTATCGAACGGGACAATGTCACCATTTATTACCTCAAGGGAATTTCCCTGAAAAAATTCAAGGAGATGTCCATCGGTATTTATCCGTTGACCTGTCTTAAAAAGATCTTCAGGGAGGAAAAGGTCGACATCGTTCATTGCCAGAGTCTTCTGCCGATGGGCGCGGCATCCGTCCTCCAGGCAAAAAAAATGGGGATTCCCGCAATCTTCTCTTCACATATACAATTGGAAAATGTGACAAAAAACCTCAATATAAAATCCTTTCATCTGAAAAGACTTATCAGCATGTACGGACTCTGGATTTATAATAATTGCGACCATATCATCTTTCCGTCGGCTTACGCCCAGGAAGAACTTATCAGCTACGGTATTAAAATAACCAGGAAACAGATGTCGGTCATTTCCAACGGCGTTAATATCAATCAGTTCAGACCGGCGAATCACTCCAAACAGTTGATTCTCTTTGTCGGGCGTGTCATGCCGGAAAAATGCATCGACACATTTATCAGGGCTTCGGCCATTGTCAGGCGAACGTATCCTCAATACAAGTTTGTCATTGCCGGATCAGGGCACATCCTTGACGACTTGAAAAAATTATCCGAAGAAATCAATCCGGATGTCGTGTTCACCGGCAAGGTATCCGAGGAAAAGCTTATCGAACTTTTTCAGACCTGCGAGATGTACGTTCTTCCTTCGGAATCGGAACTTCAGGGAATCACGCTCCTCGAAGCGATGGCATGTGAAAAACCGACGATTGCATCTGATTCAAAATCGAGCGCCGCAAGAGAACTCGCAAACATTGTATTCAAGCACAACGATCATAAAGAACTGGCCGAGCGCATCATCTTTCTCATTGAAAACAAGGATATTGCCAGAAAATACGCAAAAAGAAACAGGGAAATCGTTGAAAAAGAACATGATTATGCAAATGTCACCAACAAGTTTCTCTCGCTTTATGAAACACTCATTACCCGGAACAACAACAATAATAATAAAAAACCGGTGACCGCCTGA
- a CDS encoding ferritin family protein, producing the protein MQTFENTDAILDFAIAREEESRRFYTGLATRMERQEMKRVFNEFAAEELGHKKKIEAVKRGDYIFKATKKIMDMKIADYVVAEDPRPDIDYQDALIIAMKKEKASFRLYSDLAASTDNPELQKLFHTLATEEARHKLRFELEYDDTYLEEN; encoded by the coding sequence ATGCAGACTTTTGAAAACACTGATGCGATTCTTGATTTTGCAATAGCGAGAGAAGAAGAATCACGGCGGTTCTATACCGGTCTTGCCACAAGGATGGAACGGCAGGAGATGAAACGGGTATTCAATGAGTTTGCCGCAGAAGAACTCGGCCACAAAAAGAAAATAGAAGCCGTGAAACGGGGCGATTATATATTCAAGGCAACGAAAAAAATCATGGATATGAAAATCGCAGATTACGTTGTGGCCGAAGACCCCCGGCCGGACATCGATTATCAGGACGCCCTCATCATTGCCATGAAAAAGGAAAAGGCTTCGTTCAGATTATATTCCGATCTGGCCGCATCGACGGACAACCCCGAATTGCAAAAGTTATTCCACACCCTTGCAACCGAAGAAGCCAGGCATAAATTGCGTTTTGAACTCGAATACGACGATACCTATCTCGAGGAAAACTGA
- a CDS encoding DUF362 domain-containing protein: MNKERVYIQICHSYDPAMVEQIIKDSFTYCRITIPENASILLKPNVLGAYVPEQYIDTHPVVVEAVVRILLEKGNRLILGDSSGNGQYGNTSRSLEKSGMTALGRKYDFKVIAFDKHRSRVFKRDHNVVFKEINLTTLIDEVDYIVNIPKLKSHTFTRFSGAVKNLYGCIPGAGKPHGHRIASRLDAFSQGLLDIYGFIRPKLLCNIMDGIIGIDGNGPGTGGTVNRAGIVGVSRDAIALDMAMLDLIGIEPGDILTVGLGIKRGLFHGNIELNATLPVIPFKLPRSSFVESVLNKIFPGLALSKPVLIADKCKRCGLCATACPGKAITMNGFPDFYYSRCIYCFCCHENCPEGAIELKENPLFTLFKKMSSPD; encoded by the coding sequence ATGAATAAGGAAAGAGTATATATTCAGATCTGTCATAGTTATGATCCGGCAATGGTCGAACAGATAATAAAAGACAGTTTCACCTATTGTCGTATCACCATCCCCGAAAATGCTTCGATTTTACTGAAACCGAATGTTCTGGGGGCATACGTTCCCGAGCAGTACATCGATACTCATCCGGTTGTCGTTGAAGCCGTCGTGAGGATATTACTGGAAAAGGGAAACAGACTCATTCTCGGCGACAGTTCAGGAAACGGACAGTACGGAAACACATCCCGGTCGCTTGAAAAAAGCGGGATGACGGCACTTGGCCGGAAATATGATTTTAAGGTCATTGCCTTTGACAAACACCGGTCCAGGGTTTTCAAGCGGGATCATAATGTCGTCTTTAAGGAAATTAATCTGACGACGCTGATTGACGAAGTCGACTATATTGTCAATATTCCGAAATTGAAATCCCACACATTCACGAGGTTTTCCGGGGCGGTGAAAAACTTGTACGGATGTATCCCGGGAGCGGGGAAACCGCACGGTCACCGTATCGCCTCGCGTCTCGATGCTTTTTCCCAGGGGCTTCTTGATATTTACGGCTTTATCAGACCAAAGCTGTTATGTAATATCATGGATGGAATTATTGGAATCGACGGGAACGGACCGGGAACGGGCGGGACGGTGAACAGGGCCGGAATTGTCGGTGTCAGCAGGGACGCAATCGCCCTTGATATGGCAATGCTCGATCTTATCGGTATCGAACCCGGAGATATCCTCACGGTGGGACTCGGCATCAAACGGGGACTCTTTCACGGGAATATCGAACTCAATGCAACATTGCCGGTCATCCCGTTCAAACTTCCCCGGTCGAGTTTTGTTGAATCAGTTTTGAATAAAATATTCCCCGGCCTTGCACTTTCAAAACCGGTTTTAATCGCTGACAAATGCAAGCGTTGCGGTTTGTGCGCGACCGCGTGTCCGGGCAAAGCGATTACGATGAACGGGTTTCCTGATTTTTATTATTCGAGGTGCATCTATTGCTTCTGTTGCCATGAAAACTGCCCGGAAGGTGCGATCGAATTAAAAGAAAATCCCCTTTTTACATTGTTTAAAAAAATGAGCAGTCCGGATTGA
- the ychF gene encoding redox-regulated ATPase YchF: protein MGFDCGIIGLPNAGKSTIFNALSESGAQIANYPFCTIEPNRGVVPVPDSRLLKLGELLAKKNPIQTKIEFVDVAGLVKGASKGEGLGNKFLSHIRNVDALIHVVRYFHDEDVSHVLGTLDPMRDIDVINTELILSDLDILDRAEDKIKKAAKSGDKRGQKILDAIDAMKSHLNEGYLLKSMDMCDDMKQTAGEYGLVTTKPVLYLLNTDENDENDDALSSVKKFAEKEGSAFLTLKGKAEVEITELQESERAEYREALGIEESGLLRLIEVSYRLLSLITFYTITTDLQAWTVKENTTAPRAAGKIHTDFEHGFIRAEVIHYNDLIRAGSEHSAREMGLVRSEGKEYTVRDGDVIHFLFNV from the coding sequence ATGGGATTTGACTGCGGTATCATCGGACTTCCCAATGCCGGAAAATCGACGATATTCAATGCCCTCTCGGAATCGGGTGCCCAGATTGCCAACTACCCCTTCTGTACCATAGAGCCGAACAGGGGAGTGGTCCCTGTTCCCGACAGCCGTCTTTTAAAACTCGGAGAACTCCTCGCAAAAAAGAATCCGATACAGACAAAAATAGAGTTCGTGGATGTGGCCGGTCTGGTCAAGGGCGCTTCAAAGGGAGAAGGGCTCGGCAATAAATTTCTTTCGCATATCAGAAACGTGGATGCCCTGATTCATGTCGTTCGATATTTCCATGACGAAGATGTTTCCCATGTCCTGGGAACTCTCGATCCGATGAGAGATATCGACGTGATCAATACCGAACTCATCCTTTCCGACCTTGATATTCTCGACCGGGCGGAAGACAAGATAAAAAAAGCGGCAAAAAGCGGTGACAAGAGAGGACAAAAGATCCTGGACGCAATCGATGCAATGAAGTCGCATCTGAACGAGGGATATTTGTTGAAAAGCATGGACATGTGCGACGACATGAAACAAACGGCGGGCGAATACGGACTTGTCACGACAAAACCGGTCCTCTACCTCCTCAATACCGATGAAAACGACGAAAACGACGACGCATTATCATCGGTAAAGAAATTTGCGGAAAAAGAGGGGTCCGCCTTTCTTACCCTGAAAGGAAAGGCGGAGGTCGAAATAACCGAACTTCAGGAATCAGAACGCGCAGAATACCGGGAAGCACTGGGCATCGAAGAATCCGGACTGCTTCGGCTTATCGAGGTGTCCTATCGTCTTCTTTCACTCATCACCTTTTATACCATAACGACGGACCTCCAGGCGTGGACCGTGAAAGAGAACACGACCGCCCCCCGCGCTGCCGGAAAGATTCATACCGATTTCGAACACGGCTTTATCAGGGCGGAAGTAATCCACTACAATGATCTTATCAGGGCCGGGTCGGAACATTCGGCACGTGAAATGGGACTTGTCCGGTCCGAGGGCAAGGAGTATACGGTGAGGGACGGCGATGTCATTCACTTTCTCTTTAATGTGTAA